The nucleotide sequence CCTCCTGCTGACGGGCTAGTGATGTTTCTTGTGTATTTTTATCCGTACTGACACGGCAATATATTACTGCTTTAGTTTTTATCATTGTTCCCTCTCGCTACTTTAATCGATTGCATATCGGAGGATTCATTCAGCTGAGCAATGTATTGTGAATCTTTTTCTACAGGTACTACCAATACTTGCCCTAAAACAACTTTTTCATCCATCATTCCGTTTTCCTTTTTTACTTCATTGATCCAATCATGCTTAGCCATTTTACCACGATATTGTTCTGCCAACGACCATAAAGTATCGCCATGCTCTATGCTTACGTGTTCGTATAATTCAATTTTATCGTCCTGCATCATGAATAAAGCAATCATAAGTGCAGAGAATAGTAGAAACATTGATGTGAAGCCATTTAATTTAATTCTTTTCATTAGAAAAACCCTCTTTCGAATGTATGTTCGGAATATTTGTTCTCATAATAATACGAACATATGTTTTTGTCAACCGTTTTTTCGAACTTATGTTTGCATTCATGTTCGCATACTGCTATACTTACTTTAAGAAAAATAGCATGATAAAGAGGTGAGTTAGTTGACACAAAAAATTTCAAAACGGCAGCAAGCTATTCTAACTTTTATAAAAGAGGAAGTTCGTGCTAAAGGCTATCCGCCATCAGTTCGCGAAATTGGAGAAGCAGTAGGTTTAGCTTCCAGTTCAACTGTCCACGGGCATTTAGCTCGTT is from Solibacillus isronensis and encodes:
- the yneA gene encoding cell division suppressor protein YneA, whose product is MKRIKLNGFTSMFLLFSALMIALFMMQDDKIELYEHVSIEHGDTLWSLAEQYRGKMAKHDWINEVKKENGMMDEKVVLGQVLVVPVEKDSQYIAQLNESSDMQSIKVARGNNDKN